A genomic segment from Desulfonatronum lacustre DSM 10312 encodes:
- a CDS encoding helix-turn-helix transcriptional regulator encodes MPIISPMPTTLRHLAMLRRIPRAPAFITTPDLRSALESLDYTVDIRTVQRDLEALSSVFPLYCDTSSKPFRWQWLAGGEVFDIPGIDAHSALVFKLAGMFLEPLLPVSAMETLMPYFRCADRVLGESGARCGSWSDKVRVLPRGQRLLMPDVSRTVLDGIHQGLFFGRMVKILYKSRGKQDFKEYLINPLGLVLRNGLIYLVCTFSGYEDIRQLLLHRMRQAEVVNEPCAVPDGFDLDGYIQDQEFDLARGRPDIPLRFRFRAVPASALYETPLSADQVITPLADRQWVEVSATVADTDQLRWWLLGFGNQVEVLEPVALREEFCAIAQDMGRLYAASDSV; translated from the coding sequence ATGCCCATAATATCTCCCATGCCCACCACGCTCCGCCACCTCGCCATGCTCCGGCGCATCCCCCGCGCACCGGCCTTCATCACAACGCCTGATCTCCGTTCCGCTCTGGAATCTCTTGACTACACCGTAGACATCCGCACGGTGCAACGCGACCTGGAAGCCCTGTCCTCGGTTTTTCCTCTGTACTGCGACACGTCGTCCAAGCCCTTCCGCTGGCAATGGCTGGCCGGAGGGGAGGTTTTCGACATTCCCGGCATTGATGCCCACAGCGCCTTGGTTTTCAAGCTGGCGGGCATGTTCCTGGAGCCCTTGTTGCCGGTATCCGCCATGGAAACGCTGATGCCGTACTTCCGGTGCGCGGACAGGGTGCTTGGTGAATCCGGAGCACGGTGCGGGTCATGGTCGGACAAGGTCCGGGTTCTGCCGCGTGGTCAGCGTCTGCTCATGCCGGACGTATCGAGGACGGTTCTTGACGGGATTCACCAGGGCCTGTTTTTTGGCCGCATGGTCAAGATTCTCTACAAATCCAGGGGCAAGCAGGATTTCAAGGAATATCTCATCAATCCCCTTGGGCTTGTCCTGCGCAATGGCCTGATCTACCTCGTCTGCACCTTTTCCGGCTACGAGGATATCCGCCAGCTTCTGCTGCATCGGATGCGACAGGCTGAAGTCGTGAACGAGCCCTGCGCGGTTCCTGATGGATTTGATCTGGACGGATATATCCAGGACCAGGAGTTTGATCTTGCCCGTGGCCGTCCGGACATCCCTCTCCGGTTTCGTTTCCGCGCCGTTCCCGCAAGCGCCCTGTATGAGACGCCCTTGAGCGCGGACCAGGTCATCACCCCTCTTGCCGACAGGCAATGGGTCGAGGTGAGTGCGACCGTCGCGGATACGGACCAGTTGCGCTGGTGGTTGTTGGGGTTTGGGAATCAGGTTGAAGTTTTGGAGCCGGTGGCCTTGCGGGAGGAATTTTGCGCGATTGCCCAGGATATGGGCAGATTGTATGCGGCTTCTGACTCGGTTTGA